The following coding sequences lie in one Thermomicrobium sp. 4228-Ro genomic window:
- a CDS encoding diacylglycerol/lipid kinase family protein — MRVRMMDTTATSYTGRQSTPYIPETIHAIVNPAAGSGRPARIWPAVRQRLERLGLRIHEAQTAEPGAAMHLARSCVKSGARELLVVGGDGTVNEVVNGILDEHGQLLAPVTLTIVPCGTGRDFARLFGITRAEQVIELLRDGEPCRVDVGQITFTDPDGVVRRRYFVNMADIGLGAETAASVSSSTKQLGGFLAYLVAAFRTILRHAAAELTLEIDGEPVFAGRASMVAIANGRFHAGGMRIAPTASVTDGIFEIFLLRETPRRVLIGSLLPAVYRGSHVRHPAVLHWSGSRVRVTAPCPVRIEIDGEPVGRTDIEARVVPRALTIRVPVGACRTA, encoded by the coding sequence GTGCGGGTACGCATGATGGATACGACAGCGACCAGCTACACGGGGCGGCAAAGCACGCCCTACATTCCGGAGACGATCCATGCCATCGTCAACCCGGCTGCCGGGAGTGGACGACCGGCCCGAATCTGGCCGGCCGTCCGGCAGCGCCTCGAGCGACTCGGCCTGCGCATCCACGAAGCGCAGACCGCTGAACCGGGCGCCGCGATGCACCTCGCCCGGTCTTGTGTCAAAAGTGGCGCGAGGGAGCTACTCGTCGTCGGTGGAGACGGAACGGTGAACGAGGTCGTCAACGGCATACTCGACGAACACGGGCAGCTACTCGCCCCGGTTACGCTTACGATCGTCCCCTGCGGCACCGGCCGTGACTTCGCCCGACTCTTCGGTATCACCCGTGCCGAGCAGGTCATCGAGCTGCTTCGCGACGGTGAGCCCTGCCGCGTGGACGTTGGGCAGATCACCTTCACGGATCCGGACGGGGTTGTGCGTCGCCGGTATTTCGTGAACATGGCGGACATTGGGCTAGGTGCCGAAACTGCTGCCTCGGTCAGCTCGTCCACCAAGCAGCTCGGCGGATTCCTGGCCTACCTGGTCGCAGCGTTCCGCACGATCCTGCGACACGCTGCTGCCGAGCTGACGCTCGAGATCGACGGTGAGCCGGTCTTCGCTGGCCGTGCCTCGATGGTCGCGATCGCCAACGGGCGGTTCCACGCCGGTGGCATGCGGATCGCACCGACAGCATCCGTCACGGACGGGATATTCGAGATCTTTCTGCTCCGAGAAACTCCCCGTCGTGTCCTCATCGGCTCGCTCTTACCCGCTGTCTACCGGGGAAGCCACGTGCGCCATCCGGCCGTCTTGCATTGGAGCGGGTCGCGCGTTCGCGTGACCGCCCCGTGTCCGGTCCGGATCGAAATCGACGGCGAGCCGGTGGGGAGAACCGATATCGAAGCCCGAGTCGTGCCGCGAGCGCTGACGATTCGTGTGCCGGTCGGTGCCTGCCGCACCGCTTGA